A DNA window from Rossellomorea marisflavi contains the following coding sequences:
- the iolE gene encoding myo-inosose-2 dehydratase, protein MFNGREIKLAIAPIGWTNDDMPELGGEVTFEQCISEMALAGFQGSEVGNKYPRDPDQLRKALDLRGLSIASAWFSAHLTTDGYERTATEFSAHRDFLHEMGAKVIVVSEQGKSIQGQMDVPLFDHKPVFNEEEWELLTDGLNRLGSLAAEKGMKLVYHHHMGTGVQTTDEIRKLMERTDPANVSLLYDTGHLAFSGEDPLVILEDYMDRIHHVHLKDVRAEVVERVKREKWSFLQAVKAGAFTVPGDGSIDFRPVFGLIAEGAYEGWFVVEAEQDPAIANPLEYAIKARGYIRETAGI, encoded by the coding sequence ATGTTTAACGGGAGAGAGATCAAGCTGGCCATCGCCCCGATCGGATGGACCAACGATGACATGCCGGAGCTCGGCGGAGAGGTCACCTTCGAGCAGTGCATCAGTGAAATGGCCCTGGCCGGATTCCAGGGAAGCGAAGTGGGGAATAAATACCCCCGTGATCCGGATCAGCTGAGGAAGGCCCTTGACCTCAGGGGGCTGTCCATTGCGAGTGCATGGTTCAGCGCGCACCTGACTACGGATGGGTATGAGCGCACCGCTACTGAATTCAGTGCCCACCGTGATTTCCTTCATGAAATGGGGGCAAAGGTCATCGTCGTCAGCGAGCAGGGGAAGAGCATCCAGGGACAGATGGATGTACCGCTATTCGACCATAAGCCGGTCTTTAACGAGGAAGAATGGGAACTCCTCACTGACGGGCTCAATCGGCTTGGAAGCCTTGCAGCAGAAAAAGGGATGAAGCTCGTTTATCACCACCATATGGGAACGGGCGTCCAGACAACCGATGAGATCAGAAAGCTCATGGAACGGACCGATCCCGCCAACGTGTCCCTTTTGTATGATACAGGTCACCTCGCGTTTTCAGGAGAAGATCCCCTTGTGATCCTTGAAGACTATATGGACCGGATCCATCATGTCCATCTGAAGGATGTCAGAGCGGAAGTCGTCGAGAGGGTGAAGCGGGAGAAATGGAGCTTCCTCCAGGCCGTGAAGGCAGGGGCATTCACCGTCCCCGGCGATGGAAGCATCGACTTCCGCCCTGTCTTCGGATTGATCGCGGAAGGTGCGTATGAAGGGTGGTTCGTCGTCGAAGCAGAACAGGACCCGGCCATCGCCAACCCCCTGGAGTATGCCATCAAAGCAAGGGGCTATATCAGGGAAACGGCAGGCATCTAG
- a CDS encoding 5-deoxy-glucuronate isomerase → MYEKLGELQQGYNTVTDMDSKHPDMLQDIGVYRLSAGDRETLHDEGKETAVLLMEGSITLEWNGHVQDISRGSVFDEDPWCLHVPKGVQVIVTAKGESEVLVQKTDNAADFAPKLYTPEDCSSTVAGEGVWNGTAERVIRTIFDHGNAPYSNLVIGEVISYPGRWSSYPPHHHDQPEVYYYKFDRPQGFGCAMVGPDAHRVEHNSYITIPGSLDHPQATAPGYAMYFCWMIRHLDDNPWTERIMEEEHAWLLEENAKIWPDR, encoded by the coding sequence ATGTATGAAAAGCTCGGAGAATTACAGCAAGGATACAATACCGTCACGGATATGGACTCCAAGCATCCGGATATGCTGCAGGATATCGGGGTGTACCGGCTGAGTGCCGGAGACAGGGAAACCCTGCATGACGAAGGGAAGGAAACCGCGGTACTCCTCATGGAAGGATCCATCACCCTGGAGTGGAACGGACACGTTCAGGACATCAGCCGGGGAAGTGTGTTCGATGAAGATCCGTGGTGCCTCCACGTCCCGAAAGGCGTCCAGGTCATCGTGACGGCCAAAGGGGAGAGCGAAGTGCTGGTGCAGAAGACCGATAACGCCGCAGACTTTGCACCGAAGCTTTATACGCCCGAGGATTGCTCGAGCACGGTGGCGGGAGAAGGCGTATGGAACGGGACCGCTGAGCGCGTGATCCGTACCATCTTTGATCACGGTAACGCTCCCTATTCGAATCTCGTCATCGGCGAAGTGATCTCCTATCCAGGAAGGTGGTCGAGCTATCCCCCCCATCATCATGATCAGCCAGAGGTGTACTACTATAAGTTCGACCGCCCCCAAGGATTCGGCTGCGCCATGGTCGGACCCGACGCCCACCGCGTCGAGCACAACAGCTATATCACCATTCCCGGCAGCCTGGATCATCCCCAGGCGACGGCACCGGGTTACGCCATGTACTTCTGCTGGATGATCCGTCACCTCGACGACAATCCGTGGACGGAACGGATCATGGAAGAGGAGCATGCATGGCTCTTGGAAGAAAACGCAAAGATCTGGCCGGACCGATAA
- a CDS encoding GNAT family N-acetyltransferase, whose translation MTTQWQEITIIKGEEIDLHLVKTVPGNPAKNWVPAYHFNMALKGSDTPIGVIDLRIGHNENLYYGGHIGYAVHSEHRGHHYAGKAVLLLKELALAHGMEKVTITCNPDNLPSRKTCEYVGAELKGIVAVPPHNDLYQRGEKEKCIYELVW comes from the coding sequence ATGACAACCCAATGGCAAGAAATCACCATCATCAAAGGAGAAGAAATCGATCTCCATCTCGTTAAAACCGTACCGGGCAACCCGGCAAAGAATTGGGTCCCGGCCTATCACTTCAACATGGCCCTGAAGGGTTCGGACACGCCGATCGGGGTCATCGATCTCCGCATCGGTCATAACGAGAACCTCTACTATGGAGGGCATATCGGCTATGCCGTCCATTCCGAGCATCGGGGCCATCACTATGCAGGGAAGGCGGTGCTCCTGTTGAAGGAACTTGCACTCGCACACGGGATGGAAAAGGTGACGATCACCTGCAACCCCGACAACCTCCCGTCCAGGAAGACGTGTGAATATGTGGGAGCGGAGCTGAAGGGAATCGTAGCCGTCCCTCCCCATAATGATCTGTACCAGCGCGGGGAAAAGGAAAAATGCATCTATGAGTTGGTTTGGTAG
- a CDS encoding HAD hydrolase-like protein produces MKKTVIFDMDGTLFQTNKILEASLVDTFDHLTRAGKWQGTAPLKEYQDIMGVPLPKVWETLMPNHSEVDRNETDRYFLESLIANIHGGKGELYPNVAELFERLDAGGCAIYIASNGLKRYLAAIVDHYKLDRWVAGVYSIEEIDSLNKSDLVGAILAEAGNGPAVMVGDRLSDFNAGRDNNIPSIGCRFDFAREEELACADYVIDNLLDVVEIMNKTEYVTE; encoded by the coding sequence ATGAAGAAAACCGTCATCTTTGATATGGACGGAACATTATTCCAGACAAATAAAATCCTCGAGGCGTCCCTCGTGGATACGTTCGATCATCTTACCCGTGCCGGCAAATGGCAAGGGACCGCTCCTTTGAAGGAGTATCAGGACATCATGGGAGTCCCTCTTCCGAAAGTATGGGAGACGTTGATGCCCAATCATTCAGAAGTGGACCGCAACGAAACGGATCGGTACTTCCTCGAGAGCCTGATCGCCAACATCCACGGGGGAAAAGGTGAGCTGTATCCGAACGTGGCCGAGCTTTTTGAACGATTGGATGCGGGTGGCTGTGCCATCTACATAGCCAGTAACGGGTTGAAAAGGTATCTGGCTGCCATCGTGGACCACTATAAGCTCGACCGCTGGGTTGCAGGAGTCTACAGCATCGAGGAAATCGACTCCCTGAATAAATCCGACCTGGTCGGAGCCATCCTGGCAGAGGCGGGGAACGGACCTGCCGTGATGGTCGGGGACCGCCTGTCCGATTTCAACGCAGGGCGTGATAACAACATCCCGTCCATCGGCTGCAGGTTCGACTTTGCCCGGGAGGAAGAGTTGGCATGTGCCGACTATGTCATCGATAATCTGTTGGATGTAGTGGAGATCATGAACAAGACTGAATATGTAACGGAGTGA
- a CDS encoding polyphosphate polymerase domain-containing protein produces the protein MSQIGRKELKFAISIPEYHILIHKLKWLMTRDEHAGRDGKYHIRSAYFDNMDDRILTEKKEGYLNRDKYRVRIYNLSTSVIHLERKSKRNNQTFKTKCPLTRKEYEAIRRGETEWMEDDMRPLIRDLHGEMTRRLIKPVAVVDYEREAYTYPYGNVRITFDQNIRTSLRNTAMFDRNLPMVPVMEEPLIILEVKFDEYIPDMIKYALQAVDTRTEAYSKYQLSRMFG, from the coding sequence ATGAGTCAAATCGGAAGAAAAGAACTGAAATTCGCCATTTCCATCCCGGAATATCACATCCTGATCCATAAGCTCAAGTGGCTGATGACGAGGGATGAGCATGCCGGACGGGACGGGAAGTACCATATACGAAGCGCTTATTTCGATAATATGGACGACCGGATCCTGACGGAGAAGAAGGAAGGCTACCTGAACCGTGATAAGTACCGGGTGAGGATCTACAACCTCTCCACGTCCGTGATCCACCTTGAGCGGAAGAGCAAGCGGAACAATCAGACGTTCAAAACGAAATGCCCGTTGACCCGGAAGGAATATGAAGCCATCCGCCGGGGAGAAACGGAGTGGATGGAGGATGACATGCGGCCCCTCATCCGCGATCTTCACGGGGAGATGACGAGACGGTTGATCAAGCCGGTGGCGGTCGTCGATTATGAGCGGGAAGCCTACACCTATCCGTATGGAAATGTCAGGATCACCTTTGATCAGAATATCCGCACGAGCCTGAGGAATACGGCGATGTTCGACCGGAACCTGCCCATGGTACCGGTCATGGAAGAGCCCCTCATCATCCTTGAGGTGAAGTTCGATGAATATATCCCGGATATGATCAAATATGCCCTGCAGGCAGTGGATACAAGAACGGAAGCCTACTCGAAGTATCAGCTCAGCAGGATGTTTGGCTAA
- a CDS encoding DUF4956 domain-containing protein: MRYTNVNEQINFSDIFKSSFIEKTTSFSLTDSIIGLVVAFLIGLFIYVVYKKTFNGVIYSHSFNISLLIMTMATALVIMGISNNVLLSLGMVGALSIVRFRTPIKDPMDLVYIFWSIVSGILCGAGFIPLVVIGSVLIGLVLLIFVNKITVENPFLLIVKADSGSSSDTIEAELKKLTSRYQLKSQSFMGSNEMETTYEVRMKTGESAMLAELKALPGIKSAVMVSYDGNFTA; encoded by the coding sequence ATGAGGTACACCAACGTGAATGAACAAATCAATTTCAGTGATATTTTTAAATCCAGTTTCATCGAGAAGACGACGTCGTTCAGCCTGACCGACTCCATCATCGGGCTCGTCGTTGCCTTCTTGATCGGCCTTTTCATCTATGTTGTCTATAAGAAGACATTCAACGGAGTCATCTATTCCCATTCCTTCAATATTTCCCTGCTCATCATGACGATGGCGACGGCCCTTGTCATCATGGGAATTTCGAATAACGTCCTCTTGTCACTTGGTATGGTCGGTGCATTGTCTATCGTACGGTTCAGGACGCCGATCAAGGATCCCATGGATCTGGTCTACATCTTCTGGTCCATCGTGTCAGGTATCCTTTGCGGAGCAGGGTTCATCCCCCTTGTCGTCATCGGTTCTGTCCTGATCGGGCTCGTCCTGCTAATATTTGTGAATAAGATCACCGTGGAGAATCCGTTCCTGCTGATCGTGAAGGCAGACAGTGGAAGCAGCAGTGATACGATTGAAGCAGAACTCAAAAAGCTGACTTCCCGCTATCAGCTGAAATCTCAATCCTTCATGGGTAGTAACGAAATGGAAACGACCTATGAAGTCCGCATGAAAACAGGCGAATCGGCCATGCTTGCCGAACTGAAGGCACTGCCGGGTATCAAATCCGCCGTCATGGTGAGCTATGATGGAAACTTCACTGCATAG
- a CDS encoding CotH kinase family protein, whose amino-acid sequence MIGKKMVAVVFVLLMLTFVASVYVLPAAGLEEKDTSTSYKQTVFNESKVGRVDIEIDEDDWDDLVENATKEEYKRATVTVNGKKVSDVAIRAKGNSSLTSVANSDSDRYSLKIDFDHYDSSQSLYGLKKLNLNNNYSDSTQMREFVSYEMMEEMGIATPAHSYMYVTINGEDYGLLLGVEQVDETFLASEFGSNDGFLFKPDGVGSDLQWISDDLDDYTGVELKTNESNKDQSTFTDMLDAINNGGDIGKVLDVDEMLRYFAVNTALVNLDSYQGQMKHNYYLYEEDGSFSIIPWDYNMSFGGFGVGMGGRGNAGEEGLEDGEQAEEPGAQDGNANDAPQGNDGIDKRGMGDGMMTSQLITDSAIDFSVSEPVVNTTLEDRPLLNALLSNSEYKEKYEEYLKTFAEEIFTEERVSEITNNLASILTTYVESDPTKFFTTDEFLKGVSGDESLAEFTKLRSESILEQLSGERTVESQAGSGGQGQGPPNGGQANEGQDDKAGQGNPAADNAQGNAPPAEGGQNGAPPDGGNGGQGEPPEGFDPADRPDGFNPEAGPGEEDHKGTKQKKQPSIRWQPSR is encoded by the coding sequence ATGATCGGAAAAAAGATGGTGGCTGTGGTCTTTGTCCTCCTCATGCTTACCTTTGTGGCAAGCGTATATGTCCTTCCGGCCGCCGGACTCGAAGAGAAGGATACGTCCACCTCCTATAAACAAACGGTCTTCAACGAGAGCAAGGTGGGGCGCGTCGATATCGAAATCGACGAAGACGACTGGGATGACCTTGTGGAAAACGCAACCAAGGAGGAATATAAGCGGGCGACCGTGACCGTCAACGGCAAAAAGGTGAGCGATGTGGCCATCAGGGCGAAGGGGAATTCTTCCCTGACGTCCGTTGCCAATAGTGACTCGGACCGGTACAGCCTGAAGATCGATTTTGATCATTATGACAGCTCTCAAAGTCTGTATGGCCTGAAGAAATTGAATTTGAACAATAACTATAGTGACTCGACGCAGATGAGGGAATTTGTTTCCTATGAAATGATGGAAGAGATGGGGATCGCGACGCCTGCCCACTCTTACATGTATGTGACCATCAACGGTGAGGACTATGGTCTGCTCCTTGGAGTCGAACAGGTGGATGAAACGTTCCTCGCAAGCGAGTTCGGATCCAATGACGGATTCCTGTTCAAGCCTGACGGGGTCGGTTCCGACCTTCAATGGATCAGTGATGATCTCGACGACTACACGGGTGTCGAGCTGAAAACGAACGAGTCCAACAAAGATCAGTCGACCTTCACCGATATGCTCGATGCCATCAACAACGGCGGCGACATCGGGAAGGTTCTGGATGTCGATGAAATGCTCCGCTATTTCGCCGTCAATACAGCGCTCGTCAACCTCGACAGCTATCAGGGGCAGATGAAGCACAACTATTATCTCTATGAAGAGGATGGGAGCTTCTCCATCATCCCTTGGGATTATAATATGTCCTTCGGAGGCTTCGGCGTTGGAATGGGCGGAAGGGGCAATGCGGGAGAAGAAGGTCTAGAGGACGGGGAACAGGCTGAAGAGCCCGGTGCCCAAGATGGCAATGCGAACGATGCTCCTCAAGGGAACGATGGGATCGACAAGCGCGGCATGGGGGACGGAATGATGACGAGCCAGCTCATCACCGACTCTGCCATCGACTTCAGCGTGAGCGAGCCCGTTGTCAATACGACCCTTGAAGACCGGCCCCTGCTCAATGCCCTCCTATCCAACTCGGAGTATAAGGAGAAATACGAAGAGTACTTGAAGACCTTTGCTGAAGAGATCTTCACAGAGGAGCGCGTTTCCGAGATCACGAACAATCTGGCGTCGATCCTGACCACTTATGTCGAGAGCGACCCGACCAAGTTCTTCACAACGGATGAATTCCTGAAAGGCGTTTCCGGCGACGAAAGCCTTGCGGAATTCACGAAGCTGAGATCCGAGTCGATCCTGGAACAGCTGTCCGGCGAGCGGACGGTTGAAAGCCAGGCCGGATCCGGCGGTCAGGGGCAGGGCCCTCCGAATGGCGGACAGGCAAATGAAGGTCAGGATGATAAGGCAGGGCAAGGCAATCCAGCAGCAGATAATGCTCAAGGGAATGCTCCTCCGGCCGAGGGAGGACAAAATGGTGCTCCTCCCGATGGAGGGAACGGCGGACAGGGAGAACCACCAGAGGGGTTCGATCCCGCTGATAGACCCGATGGATTCAACCCCGAGGCTGGTCCCGGGGAGGAGGACCACAAGGGAACGAAACAAAAGAAGCAGCCGTCGATCCGATGGCAGCCCTCACGGTGA
- a CDS encoding FUSC family protein produces the protein MHRCFSGRGITVGSLFSQHPYAVNILLVAAMFSAFYFSRFAVRYFSIGMASFMSIYFSSVLKLDASHLLWFYIGIVIGALSAYMYQFLLFKSSSYVLKRSLISFHIQSNLTFTILLKAMEDPKSSEKRKKSLDRNVRKLNEYARTLSGDINESDLKELYPGIDVSELRLYVFDAEMLIQTLSDSLKKLKELKAFEQDEIRQLLMRVIRSLRDADVLAQDYEPKTLEETERALQELRLMLADVLKDEEDLPRWIYLLRRIESISNHVLQAALTIQEALKGEREVHSEKEEEEPEEEEKEDEEESKGLKPSTRKAIQALIAGILAIVAGELIAPAQPYWVLLTTFIIMIGTETVGRTYLKAFQRSFGTVIGAIVGFGAATLVSGVKPLEVGLLFLALFLSFYLFPVSYTLMSLFITMLIAFMYDILLGGISVGLMGARVLDTIIGAFIALIVSAIVFPKKTKAKVTDTFDEFFDELGEYVETYLSSFLKEKKKPLTDRAFDLDHKVQAIKDEAQSILQRPGAMTRTGLGRWITVVIAVNYYAKHLLASSHRRNEPFPEELQKVIGVTSEKLTQNIEAVRLMMKDPSAHSSLWDLAEERREIETQAPGRLKSHIDVIHHVYYIWKINQSIVSLGEELGGKVKSEEEKG, from the coding sequence GTGCATCGCTGTTTCAGTGGCCGGGGGATCACGGTCGGGTCCCTGTTCAGCCAACATCCTTATGCCGTCAACATCCTTCTCGTGGCGGCCATGTTCAGCGCCTTTTATTTCTCACGCTTCGCCGTCCGCTATTTCTCCATCGGGATGGCCTCTTTCATGTCGATCTACTTTTCATCCGTTCTTAAACTCGACGCATCGCATCTGCTCTGGTTCTATATCGGAATCGTGATCGGGGCGCTCAGTGCCTACATGTATCAGTTCCTTCTGTTCAAGAGTTCTTCTTACGTATTGAAAAGAAGCCTGATTTCGTTCCATATCCAGTCGAATCTGACATTCACCATCTTGTTGAAGGCGATGGAAGATCCAAAAAGCAGTGAGAAGAGGAAGAAAAGTCTCGATCGAAACGTACGCAAACTGAATGAGTATGCACGGACGCTGTCGGGTGACATCAATGAAAGTGATCTGAAGGAACTGTATCCAGGAATAGACGTATCGGAACTCAGGCTCTATGTCTTCGATGCGGAGATGCTGATCCAGACGCTATCTGATTCCTTGAAGAAGCTGAAGGAACTGAAGGCGTTCGAACAGGATGAAATCCGCCAGCTATTGATGCGGGTCATCCGTTCCTTGCGGGATGCCGACGTCCTGGCACAGGATTATGAACCGAAGACACTGGAAGAAACCGAACGTGCCCTTCAGGAACTGCGCCTGATGCTGGCGGATGTCCTGAAGGATGAGGAGGATCTCCCGCGATGGATTTATCTTCTGCGCAGGATCGAGTCCATCTCGAATCACGTCCTGCAGGCAGCCCTTACGATCCAGGAAGCCTTGAAGGGCGAACGGGAAGTCCATTCTGAAAAGGAAGAGGAGGAACCGGAGGAAGAAGAGAAGGAAGACGAAGAAGAGTCAAAAGGATTGAAGCCGTCGACGAGAAAAGCGATACAGGCTTTGATTGCAGGGATCCTCGCCATCGTGGCAGGAGAACTGATCGCCCCCGCCCAGCCGTACTGGGTGCTGTTGACCACGTTCATCATCATGATCGGTACTGAGACGGTGGGAAGAACCTATCTGAAGGCGTTCCAGCGTTCATTCGGTACCGTCATCGGGGCAATCGTCGGATTCGGGGCCGCGACCCTTGTGTCGGGGGTGAAGCCCCTTGAGGTGGGACTGCTTTTCCTGGCCCTCTTCCTATCATTCTACCTATTCCCCGTATCCTATACGCTCATGAGCTTGTTCATCACCATGCTCATCGCCTTTATGTACGATATCCTCCTTGGCGGGATTTCCGTTGGCCTCATGGGGGCGAGGGTGCTTGATACGATCATCGGTGCCTTCATCGCACTGATCGTGTCGGCAATCGTATTTCCGAAGAAGACGAAGGCCAAGGTCACGGATACATTCGATGAGTTTTTTGATGAGCTCGGAGAATATGTGGAAACCTATCTTTCTTCCTTCCTGAAGGAGAAGAAAAAGCCCCTGACGGACCGGGCCTTCGATCTTGACCACAAGGTGCAGGCAATCAAGGATGAAGCCCAGTCGATCCTTCAGCGTCCAGGGGCCATGACCCGGACCGGACTCGGACGGTGGATCACCGTCGTCATCGCCGTCAATTATTATGCGAAGCATCTGCTTGCTTCTTCCCATAGACGGAACGAGCCCTTCCCGGAAGAATTGCAGAAGGTGATCGGGGTGACGAGCGAGAAACTGACGCAGAACATCGAAGCGGTCCGACTCATGATGAAAGATCCTTCCGCGCACTCCAGTCTCTGGGATCTCGCGGAAGAACGAAGGGAAATCGAAACCCAGGCCCCCGGGAGGCTGAAATCCCATATTGATGTCATTCATCATGTGTATTATATATGGAAAATCAATCAGTCCATCGTTTCTCTCGGCGAAGAGCTCGGGGGAAAAGTGAAATCGGAAGAGGAAAAAGGGTGA
- a CDS encoding DUF4097 family beta strand repeat-containing protein, whose translation MKKNVFAIVVALLALGAIFLILNDRTTLFAKGGTSTDSVKVKDGTKLIHLSLGSGDTKIVTTDDDEVRVEFNGKGTMNLEDRGDEINLDVKMKPIFYIGFNNKKFDTIVFLPQNYENNLEIEVGSGELIFIPDEMMSLDDLKTEIGSGDMKIGNFNTGSFTYKGSSGDFVGKDIKTREGSVDMGSGDVLLTGYEGPLKGSVSSGDLSVSMKKLSGDVDFTIGSGDVDLNLPEDASFKLNGKAGSGDILNTIDLKDQTSSERSVKGTKGSGKHSINVDLSSGDMIIR comes from the coding sequence ATGAAAAAGAATGTATTCGCCATCGTGGTCGCCTTGTTGGCACTGGGTGCGATCTTCCTCATTTTGAATGATCGGACCACCCTGTTTGCCAAAGGTGGAACATCCACAGACAGTGTAAAAGTGAAAGACGGAACCAAGCTCATCCACTTGTCACTCGGAAGCGGAGATACGAAAATCGTCACGACGGATGATGATGAAGTCAGGGTCGAATTCAATGGAAAAGGGACTATGAACCTTGAAGATCGGGGAGATGAAATCAATCTCGATGTCAAAATGAAGCCTATCTTTTATATCGGCTTCAACAACAAAAAATTTGATACGATTGTATTTCTTCCTCAAAACTACGAAAACAATCTGGAAATCGAGGTCGGCTCAGGAGAACTGATCTTCATACCGGACGAAATGATGTCCCTGGACGACCTGAAGACCGAGATCGGCTCAGGCGATATGAAAATCGGGAATTTCAATACCGGATCCTTCACATATAAGGGGTCATCCGGAGATTTTGTCGGCAAGGATATCAAAACCCGGGAAGGATCGGTTGATATGGGCTCAGGGGATGTGCTTCTGACGGGATACGAAGGGCCATTGAAGGGCTCGGTTTCCTCAGGGGATCTATCGGTATCCATGAAAAAACTTTCTGGGGATGTTGATTTCACCATTGGATCCGGGGATGTCGATCTCAATTTGCCTGAAGACGCAAGCTTCAAATTGAACGGTAAGGCTGGCAGCGGAGATATCCTCAACACCATCGACCTGAAGGATCAAACAAGCAGCGAACGATCCGTCAAAGGGACGAAAGGTTCTGGAAAACATTCCATCAATGTAGACCTCTCCAGCGGGGATATGATCATTCGGTAA
- a CDS encoding DNA-3-methyladenine glycosylase, producing the protein MTHRVLEQTFYEQPTLELAKSLLGCLMVKETEEGTVSGYIVETEAYMGPEDRAAHSYGNRRTKRTEEMFAESGRIYTYVMHTHCLVNVVSGGIGVPEAILIRAIEPAEGLGLMGSRREGHSMKNWTSGPGKLTKAMGITMEDYGGSFLEPPLTICEGYLPERIAEGKRIGIDNSGEAKDYPWRFWIEGNPYVSKGRGRNSEK; encoded by the coding sequence ATGACGCATCGTGTGTTGGAACAGACATTTTATGAACAGCCGACGCTTGAGCTTGCCAAGTCCCTCCTCGGCTGTCTGATGGTCAAAGAAACGGAGGAAGGGACCGTTTCGGGCTATATCGTCGAAACGGAGGCGTATATGGGACCTGAGGATCGTGCAGCCCACAGCTACGGCAACAGGAGAACGAAACGGACGGAAGAGATGTTCGCGGAATCGGGCAGGATCTATACCTATGTGATGCATACCCACTGTCTCGTCAATGTGGTAAGTGGAGGCATAGGCGTACCGGAAGCGATTCTGATACGGGCTATTGAGCCAGCTGAGGGTCTTGGACTCATGGGCAGCCGGCGTGAAGGCCACTCCATGAAAAATTGGACGAGCGGTCCCGGCAAGCTGACCAAAGCCATGGGCATCACCATGGAAGATTACGGTGGAAGCTTCCTTGAGCCTCCGTTGACTATTTGCGAAGGGTACCTGCCGGAAAGAATCGCCGAGGGTAAGCGGATCGGCATTGATAATAGCGGGGAAGCAAAGGATTATCCCTGGAGGTTTTGGATCGAAGGGAATCCCTACGTATCAAAGGGTCGCGGGCGAAATTCAGAAAAATAG
- a CDS encoding EAL domain-containing protein, translating into MNIFSIFQDDLIYHEFQPLYRLGHHQSLYAYEGLLRNTFNQNPEHVFQTAIKANILYKLDTLSITKAMESFVNTGLDCKLFLNIYITTILHPSFRHYFDHLMKAHPSMEGRLVLEINESSAEELWQNPLLKQALKGLREYGVWYAIDDFGQGTSSIKKSMEYEPEVIKLDRYFAMDLAQDPKKQRFLSFFSQFYSEDTLIVLEGIEKQEDMEVALEMGIAIGQGYHLGRPGRLLA; encoded by the coding sequence ATGAATATTTTCAGCATCTTTCAAGACGACTTGATCTATCACGAATTCCAGCCCTTGTACAGGCTGGGGCATCATCAGTCTCTCTATGCGTATGAGGGGCTCCTCCGCAATACGTTCAACCAGAATCCGGAGCACGTGTTTCAAACCGCCATCAAAGCCAATATCCTGTATAAGCTCGACACTCTTTCCATCACAAAGGCGATGGAGAGCTTCGTGAATACCGGCCTCGACTGCAAGCTGTTCTTGAATATTTACATCACGACCATCCTGCATCCGAGTTTCCGTCATTACTTCGACCATCTGATGAAGGCCCATCCTTCGATGGAAGGAAGGCTCGTCCTTGAGATCAACGAATCAAGTGCCGAGGAACTTTGGCAGAACCCCCTGTTAAAACAGGCGTTGAAAGGGTTGAGGGAGTACGGGGTGTGGTATGCCATCGATGACTTCGGGCAGGGGACGTCTTCCATCAAGAAGTCCATGGAATATGAGCCGGAAGTGATCAAGCTGGATCGCTATTTTGCCATGGATCTTGCTCAGGATCCCAAGAAGCAGCGATTCCTGTCGTTCTTCAGCCAGTTCTATTCCGAAGATACCCTCATCGTCCTCGAGGGGATTGAAAAGCAGGAAGACATGGAAGTCGCCCTTGAGATGGGGATTGCCATCGGACAGGGCTATCACTTGGGCAGGCCGGGAAGATTGTTGGCCTGA